The following are from one region of the Rosistilla carotiformis genome:
- a CDS encoding P-II family nitrogen regulator: MKRIEAIIDAEHFEKVNAALQVIGVHRILVTEVRGFIRKRMQPVGFDLAGSFLFVPKWKLDISVVDAHVRRAAHAIFAASNTRVIVDGKLFLENPDGEFAAPWAEPQLNGAAS; the protein is encoded by the coding sequence ATGAAACGAATAGAAGCAATCATCGACGCCGAACACTTCGAGAAGGTGAATGCCGCCCTGCAAGTGATCGGTGTCCACCGAATCCTCGTCACCGAGGTCCGCGGCTTCATTCGCAAGCGAATGCAACCGGTTGGGTTTGATCTGGCGGGGAGCTTCTTGTTTGTCCCTAAGTGGAAGCTCGACATTTCTGTTGTCGACGCCCACGTCCGCCGCGCCGCCCACGCGATCTTCGCAGCCTCCAACACCCGCGTGATTGTCGATGGCAAGCTGTTCCTGGAAAACCCGGATGGGGAATTTGCCGCTCCATGGGCCGAACCCCAACTCAACGGCGCGGCCTCCTAA
- a CDS encoding sigma-70 family RNA polymerase sigma factor, translated as MYDSLLDDFEDDSPRDDAVEGFRKIPIDDDTDDDTALDTEQVAEGDVQLESPDELLAEVESDSWSDDPVRMYLTQMGEIPLLTRREEILLAKRIEETRRRFRTKLLECDYVIRNAFKTLRRVNNGELPFDRTVQVSVTDRLEKDQILGRMPHNLKTLEVLLKRNQRDYRTALSKSESKERRTDAWRSLARRRRRAVRLVEELGLRTQRIETMIGTLEKFSQRLDDLKAEISKLGRKKEDRELKDRLLQEFRTIMVATQETPKSLRERVNMLKTVYSEYQQAKRELSEGNLRLVVSIAKKYRNRGLSFLDLIQEGNAGLMRAVDKFEYRRGFKFCTYATWWIRQAITRAVADQSRTIRIPVHMVETMSRVRNVARQLLQELGREPTIEETARRAETTVEEARRVLAMSRYPISLDRPVGNSEDSQFGDLLPDGTAESPAIGAAQEMLRGRINSVLKSLSYREREIIKLRYGLGDGYSYTLEEVGHIFKVTRERIRQIEAKAVRKLQQPSRSQDLVGFLD; from the coding sequence TTGTACGATTCGCTGTTGGACGATTTTGAAGATGATTCCCCACGCGACGATGCCGTGGAGGGGTTTCGTAAAATTCCTATCGATGATGATACCGATGATGATACTGCTTTAGATACCGAACAAGTTGCCGAAGGCGACGTCCAACTGGAAAGCCCGGACGAATTGCTGGCCGAAGTCGAGAGTGATTCGTGGTCCGACGATCCTGTTCGCATGTACCTCACGCAGATGGGCGAGATCCCTCTGCTGACGCGCCGCGAAGAAATCCTGCTCGCCAAACGAATCGAAGAGACTCGCCGCCGCTTCCGTACTAAATTGCTCGAATGCGATTACGTGATTCGCAATGCGTTTAAGACGCTGCGCCGCGTGAACAATGGCGAGCTTCCCTTCGACCGAACCGTGCAAGTCTCGGTAACCGATCGATTGGAAAAAGATCAGATCCTCGGCCGGATGCCTCACAACCTGAAAACGCTGGAAGTTCTGCTGAAGCGGAACCAACGCGATTACCGCACCGCGCTCAGCAAGTCGGAATCCAAGGAACGTCGCACCGACGCTTGGCGTTCGCTCGCCCGTCGCCGGCGACGTGCCGTCCGTCTGGTCGAAGAGCTTGGCCTGCGGACTCAGCGGATCGAAACGATGATCGGCACGCTGGAGAAATTCAGCCAACGATTGGACGATCTCAAAGCGGAGATCTCTAAGCTTGGTCGCAAGAAAGAGGACCGAGAACTGAAGGATCGCTTGTTGCAAGAGTTCCGTACGATCATGGTCGCCACCCAAGAGACGCCCAAGAGCTTGCGTGAACGAGTCAACATGCTGAAGACCGTTTATTCGGAATACCAGCAGGCCAAGCGTGAACTCAGCGAAGGTAACTTGCGATTGGTCGTTTCGATCGCCAAGAAGTATCGCAACCGTGGCCTCTCCTTCCTGGATCTGATCCAAGAGGGAAATGCAGGTTTGATGCGTGCTGTCGACAAGTTTGAATATCGTCGCGGTTTTAAGTTCTGCACCTACGCCACGTGGTGGATTCGCCAAGCGATCACTCGGGCGGTCGCCGATCAAAGCCGTACGATCCGAATTCCTGTGCACATGGTCGAAACGATGAGCCGCGTGCGGAATGTCGCTCGTCAATTGCTGCAGGAACTCGGCCGCGAACCGACGATCGAAGAGACCGCGCGTCGCGCCGAGACAACCGTTGAAGAAGCGCGTCGGGTGTTGGCGATGAGCCGCTATCCGATCAGCTTGGATCGTCCGGTTGGCAACAGCGAAGACAGTCAGTTTGGCGATCTGTTGCCCGACGGCACGGCCGAAAGCCCTGCGATCGGTGCAGCTCAAGAGATGCTTCGCGGCCGAATCAATTCGGTCCTGAAGAGTCTCAGCTATCGCGAACGCGAGATCATCAAACTGCGTTACGGCCTTGGCGACGGCTACAGTTACACGCTTGAAGAAGTGGGGCACATCTTCAAGGTGACGCGAGAGCGGATTCGTCAGATCGAAGCCAAAGCGGTTCGCAAGCTGCAGCAACCTAGCCGCAGCCAAGATCTCGTCGGCTTCCTCGACTAG
- a CDS encoding DinB family protein, protein MSVQLDIETVEKSRAVAVGQIEFARQYTLELLDNTPQELWFQMPAGLPTHVAWQVGHLAYSQYGLLVFRQRGREPEDLELVPGTFRKKYGRGTTPQADPAGQPTPDELLQRLSTIHQRSIEVVTESSPQRLLEPIDMPYAVYPNKLGAILFCPLHEHIHAGQIGLLRRMLGLNPVR, encoded by the coding sequence ATGAGCGTTCAGCTAGATATCGAAACCGTCGAGAAGAGCCGAGCGGTGGCCGTGGGGCAAATCGAATTTGCTCGCCAGTACACGCTCGAACTGCTCGACAACACGCCGCAAGAATTGTGGTTTCAAATGCCCGCCGGCTTGCCGACTCACGTCGCTTGGCAAGTTGGCCACCTCGCCTATTCGCAGTACGGCCTGCTGGTCTTCCGGCAGCGCGGCCGCGAGCCCGAGGACCTTGAATTGGTCCCCGGCACGTTCCGCAAGAAGTACGGCCGCGGGACGACGCCCCAGGCCGATCCGGCCGGCCAGCCGACGCCCGATGAACTGCTGCAACGACTCAGCACGATCCATCAACGATCGATCGAGGTCGTGACCGAAAGCTCGCCGCAGCGACTGCTCGAACCGATCGACATGCCCTACGCGGTCTATCCGAACAAACTGGGGGCGATTCTGTTTTGCCCGCTGCACGAACATATCCATGCCGGCCAGATCGGTCTGCTGCGGCGGATGCTCGGCCTGAATCCCGTCCGATAA
- a CDS encoding class I SAM-dependent methyltransferase, which yields MDVVNESIYDHPKYYDLVFGADCAAEMGFIRDINDVYLGGKARRLFEPACGTGRLLYGLAKHDFEVSGIDLNPKAVEFCNKRFERKGMKPTAWVADMSDFKPKRKWDLAFNTINSFRHLTTAQTAHDHMRCMAAGTKKGGIYLVGIHLTPTAAAPSEEESWAARRGHLSIVTQMWTIERAPRKRMERFGIRFDIFTPKGQKRIADELRLRSYTPKQFQSLIDTEGSWDIVGTYDFGYDVSEPITVDASCEDVVYVLRKRD from the coding sequence GTGGATGTTGTCAACGAAAGTATCTACGACCACCCGAAGTATTACGACCTGGTCTTTGGCGCCGACTGCGCCGCCGAGATGGGCTTCATCCGCGACATCAACGACGTCTATCTGGGCGGCAAGGCGCGGCGGCTATTTGAACCAGCTTGCGGCACCGGGCGATTGTTGTACGGTCTTGCCAAACACGACTTCGAAGTCTCCGGGATCGACCTGAATCCCAAAGCTGTCGAGTTCTGCAACAAGCGTTTCGAACGCAAAGGCATGAAACCGACGGCCTGGGTCGCTGACATGAGCGATTTCAAGCCGAAGCGAAAATGGGACCTCGCCTTTAATACGATCAACAGCTTTCGCCACCTGACGACTGCCCAGACCGCTCACGATCACATGCGTTGCATGGCGGCGGGGACCAAAAAGGGAGGCATCTATCTGGTCGGGATCCATCTGACGCCCACCGCGGCGGCCCCCAGCGAAGAGGAGTCGTGGGCGGCGCGGCGCGGACATCTGTCGATCGTGACACAGATGTGGACCATCGAACGCGCCCCGCGAAAGCGGATGGAACGCTTTGGGATCCGATTTGATATCTTCACTCCCAAGGGGCAGAAGCGGATCGCCGACGAACTGAGGCTGCGATCGTATACGCCCAAGCAATTCCAGTCGCTTATCGATACCGAGGGGAGCTGGGATATCGTCGGCACCTACGACTTCGGCTACGACGTTTCGGAGCCGATCACTGTCGACGCCAGCTGCGAAGATGTCGTCTACGTGCTGCGAAAGCGCGACTGA
- a CDS encoding tetratricopeptide repeat protein: MPTVQEVLNQGWTIQQQGNYAAAEKVYRHVLQQAPGSAAGWCYLGIALYDQRRFEESEASYRKAIALQNHFPIAWNNLGNTLRMLGQVEGADQAFESALQQDPNYLSPLKNRGTLWVWTGQIDRGLAAFESALKVAPHDAELHRNLGVIHLLKGDFHRGWDEYRWRWQMPGFVRPNVTQPVWDGSDPQGKTFLLYSEQGLGDAIHFVRMAITLKERGARTIVQAAPKLIPLLSTCRGIDQLIPEGMLPARFDFHCSFIDAADRLGIDAESIPDVGPYLGPPENLQGYWANWLAQLPGKKKVGICWQGNPQHQADIFRSIPLQAFEPLASIPDVQLVCLQHGFGIQQLDQVGFANQIVRLPANLDQSSGAFMDTAAIMKGLDLVVTSDTSVAHLAGALGVPVWVGLPKVPDWRWLLQGETSPWYPSMRLFRQPEMKNWAAVMAEIELHMKQTESRSSVPL; encoded by the coding sequence ATGCCGACCGTCCAAGAGGTTCTCAACCAAGGCTGGACAATCCAGCAGCAGGGGAACTACGCCGCCGCCGAAAAAGTCTACCGGCACGTCCTGCAACAAGCGCCCGGTTCGGCCGCCGGCTGGTGCTACCTGGGAATTGCGTTGTACGACCAACGCCGCTTCGAAGAATCCGAAGCGTCCTACCGGAAGGCGATTGCGTTGCAAAACCACTTCCCGATTGCCTGGAACAACCTAGGCAACACACTGCGGATGCTCGGGCAGGTTGAAGGGGCCGACCAGGCGTTTGAAAGCGCCTTGCAGCAGGACCCAAATTACTTGAGCCCGCTGAAGAACCGCGGAACGCTATGGGTTTGGACCGGCCAGATCGATCGCGGGCTGGCCGCCTTCGAATCGGCTCTTAAGGTAGCTCCCCACGACGCGGAACTGCACCGAAACCTGGGGGTGATCCACTTACTGAAAGGGGACTTTCATCGCGGCTGGGACGAATACCGCTGGCGTTGGCAGATGCCCGGCTTCGTGCGTCCCAACGTCACCCAACCGGTTTGGGACGGCAGCGACCCGCAAGGCAAAACGTTCCTGCTCTATTCGGAACAGGGGCTGGGGGACGCGATCCATTTCGTTCGGATGGCGATTACCTTAAAAGAGCGCGGCGCGCGGACGATCGTCCAAGCGGCCCCCAAGCTGATCCCGCTGTTAAGCACATGTCGTGGCATCGACCAATTGATCCCCGAGGGGATGCTGCCGGCACGTTTCGATTTCCACTGCTCCTTCATCGACGCAGCCGATCGGCTGGGGATCGATGCGGAATCGATTCCCGACGTCGGCCCCTACCTCGGGCCCCCCGAAAACCTGCAAGGCTACTGGGCGAACTGGCTCGCACAGCTCCCAGGCAAGAAAAAAGTAGGGATCTGTTGGCAGGGGAATCCGCAACACCAAGCCGACATCTTCCGCTCGATTCCGTTGCAAGCCTTTGAACCACTGGCGTCGATCCCCGATGTGCAATTGGTCTGCCTGCAGCACGGATTTGGCATCCAACAGCTCGATCAGGTCGGCTTCGCAAACCAAATCGTCCGTTTGCCAGCGAACCTCGACCAGTCCAGCGGTGCCTTTATGGATACCGCAGCGATCATGAAAGGCTTGGATCTGGTCGTCACCAGCGACACCTCCGTCGCTCATCTCGCCGGAGCTCTGGGAGTACCGGTCTGGGTCGGACTGCCCAAAGTCCCCGACTGGCGGTGGTTGTTGCAGGGGGAGACGAGCCCCTGGTACCCCTCCATGCGGCTATTCCGACAGCCCGAGATGAAAAATTGGGCTGCCGTGATGGCAGAAATTGAGCTCCACATGAAACAGACCGAAAGCCGCTCGTCCGTACCACTCTAA